A portion of the Motacilla alba alba isolate MOTALB_02 chromosome 19, Motacilla_alba_V1.0_pri, whole genome shotgun sequence genome contains these proteins:
- the HIC1 gene encoding LOW QUALITY PROTEIN: hypermethylated in cancer 1 protein (The sequence of the model RefSeq protein was modified relative to this genomic sequence to represent the inferred CDS: deleted 1 base in 1 codon) gives MRVHRDLSWLAEATGRPGRRARSGMLDAMEVPSHSRQLLLQLNTQRTKGFLCDVIIVVQNALFRAHKNILAASSAYLKSLVVHDNLLNLDHEMVSPGIFRLILDFIYTGRLAECEPGSEQSLGAVLAAASYLQIPGLVALCKKKLKRSGKYCHLRGGYAPYKLGRGLRAATPVIQACYSGTPRPVDLPPVEPAAPLNTQCGELYASAAQGAPLHPHGLCPPERHCSPPCGLDLSKKSPTGPSAQLLPTDRLLPSEPREPSLPPRHDSPPVSAGLLGSHAAAYKDSPPGGEPGGHPHAPDPFRSTPPCAEPPLPRADGRELMYRWMKHEPLGPYLDEGEAEKELEREEKAESPPAAPQPRYPSVESNDLEPDNSTSEETGSSEGPSPGDALDRYCNHLGYEPESLGDNLYVCIPCGKGFPSSEQLNAHVEAHNEEELYHKAAAEQAVPFLDKGGPGLGDILRPYRCSSCDKSYKDPATLRQHEKTHWLTRPYPCTICGKKFTQRGTMTRHMRSHLGLKPFACDACGMRFTRQYRLTEHMRIHSGEKPYECQVCGGKFAQQRNLISHMKMHAAGPDGKAKLDFPDSVYAMARLTADQLGLKQEKAAELLSHTSHFLSDPKAMESLYPLAKFTAEHLGLSQDKAAEVLAQAPHLHTEAARTIERYSPP, from the exons ATGAGAGTTCACCGAGACCTCAGCTGGCTGGCGGAGGCCACCGGACGCCCAG GGCGGCGGGCGAGGAGCGGGATGCTGGACGCCATGGAGGTGCCGAGCCACTCgcggcagctgctgctgcagctgaacacGCAGCGCACCAAGGGCTTCCTGTGCGACGTGATCATCGTGGTGCAGAACGCGCTTTTCCGCGCGCACAAGAACATCCTGGCCGCCAGCAGCGCCTACCTCAAGTCGCTGGTGGTCCACGACAACCTGCTCAACCTGGACCATGAGATGGTGAGCCCCGGCATCTTCCGCCTCATCCTCGACTTCATCTACACCGGCCGCCTGGCCGAGTGCGAGCCGGGCAGCGAGCAGAgcctgggtgctgtgctggctgccgCCAGCTACCTCCAGATCCCCGGCTTGGTGGCCCTGTGCAAGAAGAAGCTGAAGCGCAGCGGCAAGTACTGCCACCTGCGCGGGGGCTACGCACCCTACAAGCTGGGCCGCGGGCTGCGGGCCGCCACGCCGGTCATCCAGGCTTGCTACTCGGGGACGCCGCGGCCCGTGGACCTGCCGCCCGTGGAGCCGGCGGCGCCCCTCAACACGCAGTGCGGGGAGCTGTACGCCTCGGCCGCCCAGGGCGCCCCGCTGCACCCCCACGGGCTGTGCCCGCCCGAGCGCCACTGCTCGCCGCCCTGCGGCCTCGACCTCTCCAAGAAGAGCCCCACCggcccctctgcccagctcctgcccaccgACCGCCTGCTGCCCAGCGAGCCCCGCGAGCCCTCGCTGCCCCCACGGCACGACAGC CCCCCCGTCAGCGCCGGCCTCCTGGGCAGCCACGCCGCTGCCTACAAGGACTCCCCGCCGGGCGGCGAGCCGGGGGGGCACCCCCACGCCCCCGACCCCTTCCGCAGCACGCCGCCCTGCGCCGAGCCCCCGCTGCCCCGCGCTGACGGGCGAGAGCTGATGTACCGCTGGATGAAGCACGAGCCCCTGGGCCCCTACCTGGACGAGGGGGAGGcggagaaggagctggagcgGGAGGAGAAGGCCGAATCGCCGCCTGCGGCACCGCAGCCCCGCTACCCCAGCGTGGAGAGCAACGACCTGGAGCCCGACAACAGCACGAGCGAGGAGACGGGCAGCAGCGAGGGCCCCTCGCCCGGCGACGCGCTGGACCGCTACTGCAACCACCTGGGCTACGAGCCGGAGAGCCTGGGCGACAACCTGTACGTCTGCATCCCCTGTGGCAAGGGCTTCCCCAGCTCCGAGCAGCTGAACGCCCACGTGGAGGCCCACAACGAAGAGGAGCTCTATCACAAGGCGGCGGCCGAGCAGGCCGTGCCCTTCCTGGACAAAGGCGGCCCGGGGCTGGGTGACATCTTGCGGCCTTACCGCTGCTCCTCCTGCGACAAGTCCTACAAGGACCCGGCCACGCTGCGGCAACACGAGAAGACGCACTGGCTGACGCGCCCTTACCCCTGCACCATCTGCGGGAAGAAGTTCACGCAGCGCGGCACCATGACCCGCCACATGCGCAGCCACCTCGGCCTGAAGCCCTTCGCCTGCGACGCCTGCGGGATGCGCTTCACCCGCCAGTACCGCCTGACCGAGCACATGCGCATCCACTCGGGCGAGAAGCCCTACGAGTGCCAGGTGTGCGGCGGGAAGTTCGCCCAGCAGCGCAACCTCATCAGCCACATGAAGATGCACGCGGCCGGCCCCGACGGCAAAGCCAAGCTGGACTTCCCCGACAGCGTCTACGCCATGGCCCGACTCACCGCCGACCAGCTGGGGCTCAAGCAGGAGAAGGCGGCCGAGCTGCTCTCCCACACCTCGCACTTCCTCAGCGACCCCAAGGCCATGGAGAGCCTCTACCCCCTGGCCAAGTTCACGGCTGAGCacctggggctgagccaggaCAAGGCGGCCGAGGTGCTGGCGCAGGCTCCACACCTCCACACCGAGGCCGCCCGGACCATAGAGCGATACTCGCCCCCCTAG
- the LOC119709882 gene encoding translation initiation factor IF-2-like isoform X1, whose translation MSRDPRYYEPDPIKAPRAADSAAPTPAPAPPGAAGPLPGPAAAGPAGDTDPPTADAPPPSRCSPESLKISWIPDTGLVFQRRFQAAGPGASRQRQGTEAVQLPCSSSAQRPQRCREGMWCQGGSQPLPRPPPRWIGAQQGTGTAQTVPDLGTHPAASERGPVHSQEGGKGLPGTSKP comes from the exons ATGAGCCGAGATCCCCGTTACTACGAGCCCGATCCTATAAAAGCCCCGCGCGCTGCGGACAGCGCAGCACCGACAccggcgccggccccgccgggagccgcggggcccctgcccggcccggcagCCGCGGGGCCCGCAGGAG ACACCGACCCCCCCACGGCGGACGCCCCCCCGCCTTCCCGCTGCAGCCCAG AGTCCTTAAAAATATCCTGGATTCCTGACACAGGACTTGTCTTCCAACGCCGCTTCCAAGCCGCTGGGCCCGGGGCCAGCCGCCAGCGCCAGGGGACAGAGGCTGTCCAGCTCCCGTGCTCCTCCTCAGCGCAGAGACCGCAGCGGTGCCGGGAAGGAATGTGGTGCCAAGGAGGATCACAGCCCCTGCCACGGCCTCCTCCACGGTGGATTGGTGctcagcagggcacaggcacgGCACAAACAGTGCCTGACCTCGGAACGCACCCAGCGGCTTCAGAGCGTGGccctgtgcacagccaggaGGGTGGGAAGGGTCTGCCTGGCACCTCCAAGCCATGA
- the LOC119709880 gene encoding collagen alpha-1(I) chain-like: MLPMLPMLPTLPPLPKHRESPPRAAGGGRARSLRWRGRLLAVAKAPAAPSQAALPAPPPHSDAARATVALDCYCAAGGVTVYSHGRRDRRTRTAGSTGSPPVAHPRGSPRRRRRGGGGPVGGGPPPGAVGAHMQDAAHRTSTLTVRGGGRRAVPSGAAGTMGTPSSDAPSRPAAPHLPSRRGPGAPRGPSPPGSSRRICALGSRGAVSPSRVPVPCPPASPPGRGGTAGRSGAGLAAGPARRGLNAAGGAGAGAAGGGRRLHNPPGAARRFLSGEVRAARPAPAPGTGPSAAGGDRCWPGRAPRGGHWGLTALETARGGWKGWRSHRPRREGCTSSHGDTGDVGSGPSG, encoded by the coding sequence ATGCTACCGATGCTGCCGATGCTACCGACACTCCCCCCCCTTCCCAAGCACCGGGAGTcccccccccgcgccgccggtGGGGGTCGGGCGCGCTCGCTGCGGTGGCGGGGCCGCCTCCTCGCCGTCGCCAAGGCACCGGCTGCCCCCTCCCAAGCCGCCCTCCcggccccccccccccactccGACGCCGCCCGGGCGACCGTGGCTTTAGATTGTTACTGTGCCGCTGGGGGGGTAACAGTCTACAGCCATGGTCGCCGGGACAGGCGGACTCGCACCGCGGGCAGCACCGGCTCCCCCCCCGTCGCCCACCCCCGGGGGTCCCCGAGGCGGCGGAGGCGGGGCGGCGGGGGTCCCGTCGGGGGCGGCCCGCCTCCCGGGGCAGTAGGAGCTCACATGCAGGATGCAGCTCACCGCACATCAACTCTTACTGTTCGGGGGGGCGGGCGCCGAGCGGTTCCTTCTGGGGCAGCGGGAACGATGGGGACCCCCTCCTCGGATGCCCCAtcccgccccgcagcccctcacCTGCCCTCCCGGCGGGGACCCGGAGCCCCTCGGGGACCGTCCCCGCCGGGCTCGTCCCGCCGCATCTGCGCGCTCGGCAGTCGGGGTGCCGTGTCCCCGTCCCGTGTCCCCGTCCCGTGTCCCCCCGCCTCGCcgccggggcgcggggggacCGCGGGCCGTTCCggagcggggctggcggcggggccggcgcggcggGGACTGAacgcggccggcggggccggggcgggggcggccgggggcgGTCGCAGGTTGCACAACCCGCCCGGCGCGGCCAGGAGATTCCTGAGCGGCGAAGTCAGAGCGGCCCGGCCTGCCccggcaccgggcaccgggcCTTCAGCAGCCGGCGGCGACCGGTGCTGGCCGGGCAGGGCTCCTCgtggggggcactggggactCACGGCCCTGGAGACGGCGAGAgggggctggaagggctggagatCACACAGACCCCGACGGGAGGGATGCACCTCATCCCATGGGGACACCGGGGATGTAGGGTCAGGCCCAAGTGGGTGA